The following proteins are encoded in a genomic region of Limanda limanda chromosome 22, fLimLim1.1, whole genome shotgun sequence:
- the LOC133028819 gene encoding uncharacterized protein LOC133028819: protein MKTSPKFVLYLTCFFLGKMGELVQMHHFNLSHQDSGFISADVGDNLTLQFSYEGVDKKMYWYKHTPGQKPRIISMTYKLSKDFTLLNEFKDNPRFALETNDVVSRLNISDLQLSDSATYYCLQSNFYVFEFTEGVTVSVKGSGSNIQAVVHQSESIQPGGSVTLSCTVHTGTCDGEHSVYWVKNSEEPQPGLIYTHRDRNNQCKKKPDNQTLCVYNLSMERLNRSHAGTYYCAVAACGHIVFGDGIKLEFDDEGNWLVYFLSGALGFTISLLLAVLLYKINKRRCWRCSESRTQPSSHSTTNAEGNQHADDLHYAAVNVNVSSRSRRQRDNTNDECVYSSIKL from the exons GTTCGTTCTCTAcctgacatgtttcttcttGGGGAAAATGGGTGAGTTGG ttcagATGCATCATTTTAACTTGTCTCATCAAGACAGTGGATTCATATCAGCTGATGTTGGAGACAACTTGACTCTGCAATTTTCCTATGAGGGAgttgacaaaaaaatgtattggtacaaacacacaccaggacagAAACCTCGAATTATCTCAATGACGTACAAACTCTCTAAAGATTTTACGTTATTGAATGAATTCAAGGACAATCCACGCTTCGCTCTGGAAACTAATGATGTTGTGAGTCGCCTAAATATCTCAGATCTGCAGCTTTCAGACTCAGCTACTTACTACTGTTTACAGAGTAATTTCTACGTATTTGAGTTTACGGAGGGCGTCACTGTCAGTGTGAAAGGTTCAGGGTCTAACATCCAGGCTGTGGTGCATCAGTCTGAGAGCATCCAGCCAGGAGGCTCTGTGACTCTCAGCTGTACAGTTCACACTGGGACCTGTGATGGAGAACACAGTGTTTACTGGGTCAAGAACTCTGAAGAACCTCAGCCAGGACTTATTTACACCCACAGAGACAGGAACAATCAGTGTAAGAAGAAACCCGACAATCAGACACTCTGTGTCTACAACTTGTCAATGGAGAGACTGAACCGTTCTCATGCTGGGACCTACTACTGTGCTGTCGCTGCATGTGGACACATTGTATTTGGAGACGGAATAAAGTTGGAGTTTGACG ATGAAGGGAACTGGCTGGTGTATTTCCTGAGTGGAGCTTTGGGATTCACTATCAGCCTTTTGCTCGCTGTGTTACTGTACAAGATAAACAAGAGAAGATGCTGGAGATGTTCAG AGTCTCGTACACAACCATCATCTCACTCCACAACAAATGCAGAA GGCAACCAACATGCAGATGACCTCCATTACGCTGCAGTAAATGTGAACGTGTCCAGCAGATCAAGACGACAGAGGGACAACACAAACGATGAATGTGTGTACTCAAGTATTAAACTGtag